ACGGGGGCGATATCGGGGTGCTGACGCTGGTATGCGCCGCTCTGAGTGACCCGGATTCTCTAAATAGCGCGCGCCGCGCCCCCTGTTGTGCGCCTCAAAGCGTTTTTGAATATCGTTGGTGATCCCGGTGTAAAAGGTTCCGTCGCAACATTCCAGAATGTAGAGAAACCAGGATTTCTCCCTTTTGGAAGGGGAGGGGGCCTTTTTTTTGGCCATTCCGTCGAGCATCCTTTTGTATTTTGGCTTCACAGGTATGGGATCAAATTAAAAAATCAGACATGCGCCGCATGGCCGTGAACAATAAGCGCCTTGGGCAATTTGCCGATATTTTTTGACGCCCTATAGATATCCACGGCTTTTTGGGCATTCAACGAGCATATCGAGTTTTCTGGCCACAATTTTCCTTTGCCGCTTCAAAAACCATGGACCTGGAATTTTCCCGTCTTCTTTTTTTGCTGACGAGTTTGGCTACTTGCTTCCGCCCCCAATAACCCTTGCGTTTTTTGGCTCCGGAATGTTCTGTTTTTAGAGTGTGCTTCATAAGAAATTAAGCGGCTTGCTTCACGGGTTAAAGAGCCGCCTTTTCCCCAAAAACCAGACGGCAAAACCGGCCAGGAGGATGACCCAGCTCCTCAAGTAGGCTTCGAGGGGATAGCGGACAAGAAGAACAAGGCAGAGAATGGAACCCAAAAAAGGGAAGAAGAGGGGAATCTTGAATCCCGCATAGGGCTCTTTTTGCAATTTCACCCGGATGAGGCTTGCATGCACCAAAAGGAACACAACAACAATCAAAAGACTGGTGGTTTGGGCAAGGGTTTTGAGCCCCCCCGTTAAAACGAGGGTCAGGGTGACTGCGGCGGTAAAAAGAATTCCCACCCACGGCGTTTGACGGACGGCGTGAACCCTTCCTGCTACGGGATGCACAAGCCCCTCCTGGGCCATGCCGTACAAAAGGCGCGAGGCCATAATGAGATTGGCCAGCCCCGTGTTGGCAATGGCCAGCATGGCGACCAGGGCGAACCAGTCGCCAACCCAGGTGTAACCCGCTTTTTCCAAAATAAGAAGGAGAGGGACGTCGGAGGAGGCGATAGACGCGTGCGGGACGGTTATCTGAAGAATGACCGTTACTGCGAAATAAATGACCGATGTCACGGCAATGGCCGCAAGAACGGCCCGGGGGAGATCACGCGAGGGATTTTTGGCCTCCTCGGCCAGATTGCACAAATCTTCAAAGCCGATGTAGGCGAAAAAGGCGATTGTCGCGCCCGACAGAACGGGGGCGATATCGCCCCTGAAGGAATTTGCAAAAAAAGGGGCGATGCTTTCTCCCGTGATCAGCCCGACGCCTGCCGCAATCACGGCCAGAAGCCCCGAAACCTCGATGGCCGTGAGGACGATATTGACGCGGGATGACTCCCTGATTCCCCAAAAACTTAAAAAGGAAAGCGCCAGCACAAAGAGAATCCGGCTGATAAAAGGAGGGAAGGGGATGATCTGTGCCAAATAACCGCTGAAGGCCGTTGTCACCGTTGCGGCGGAGGAAAGGCCGGTGCCAAGAACCAGGACGCCGGAAAGGGTGGCGATCAACCTGTTTTTGAACGCACGCTTGATAAAGGCGGCCGCCCCCGCCGCCACCGGAAAACGGGCGGATAGTTCGGCGTAGCTCAGTCCGGTCACCACCGCCAGAAAGGCGGCAAAGACAAAAGAAATCCATCCCGCATCGTACGCCACGGCGACGACCTTTCCCACCAGGGCGTAGATACCCGCCCCCAGAATGTCCCCGATGCCGTAGGTAACCAGCGCCCAAAACCCCAGATGGCGGGCAAGTGAGGGAGTCATGGAGTTGAAACTTCAATCGCGTATGAGGCAACCATCAACGGATCGCCCGAGACGTCAAAGGTTATTACCTGTCGGGCTGGGGGGTGGTCCTTAAATAAGGCTTGATCACCTTGTGCCCCTTGGGGAATTTTGCCGGGATCTCCTCGTTTTTCACCGACGGCACGATGATACAATCCTCCCCCTGCTTCCAGTTGACGGGGGTGGCGACGCTGTATTTGGCCGTCAGTTGGAGCGAATCGACGACTCGAAGGATTTCGTCGAAATTCCGTCCGGTCGAGGCGGGGTAGGTGAGGGTGAGCTTCACTTTTTTGTCCGGACCAATCACAAAAACAGAACGAACGGTCAGGTTGTCCAACGCCTGCGGATGGATCATCCCATAAACCTCGGCAATTTTCTTTTCCTTGTCGGCGATGATAGGGAAATTGACTCTGGTATTTTGCGTCTCATTAATATCGTTGATCCATCCCTTGTGGTCGCTAAGGCCATCAACGCTCAAGCCGATCACCTTGACGTTCCGTTTTTCGAATTCCGGCTTGATTTTTGCGACGTAACCCAGTTCCGTCGTACAGACCGGAGTGTAGTCCTTCGGATGGGAAAACAGGATCGCCCAGTTATTCCCCATCCATTCGTAAAAATCGATCGGGCCTTCCGTTGTTTCAGCCTTGAAGTTGGGGGCGGTTTCGCCCAGTTTGATGCTCATGGTAACCTCCTTTTTATATTTATGGCCCCTTTTCTAATCAACTCATCGTCATTTGTCCATACGTAAGATATTGGCATTATTTTCGTATTTTGATATAAGATTCAAAACAAAAGGGGAAATTGCTTTGATGAAATGCTTAAAATACGACACCCGGAAATTCTTTTTGTGCGGAATGCGGCTCTTTTTCGGGGTGTGGTTATTCTGCGTTGGTCTTGCGAAATGGATCTTCATGGGGCCCGGCACGTTTGTCGGTTTTATCACGGCTGATTTCGATAAAACCTGGTCGCCCCACGGTTTGAATGTTCTACTCGCCTGGCTGATCATTATCGCGGAGCCGGTTTTGGCCCTCCTCATTCTCTCCGGCAAGAAACCCCGCATCGTCTGGGCGCTGACTTCGTTGCTGATGTTCCTGCTGACCATCGGCCAGACCATCCTGATGAAGCCCGACGTGATTGCCAATTGGCAGTACCTGGTGCTGACGCTGGTATGCGCCGCTCTAAGTGATCCGGATTCTCTAAAAGGTCGGGCTCCCCGTTAAATAAGCGAACTGAACGAAGTCCAGGCAACCCGAAGTTTTAAATTGTCATCAAGATGATGAAGGCCACCGCGGACACATGGCAAAACATGGCGGGTGACGGCCTTGCCGTGATGCTCGGTTGGCTGATGAGCCGTTTCATGATTTGAACTAACCATCCAATTCTGAATTGGTTACCTGCCTTGAAATCTGCCGTCTTTTTTTTCTACTGATGGTTTTTGCTTCTTTTTTTCGTCCCCAATAACCTTTTCTTTTTTTGGGTCCTCCATGTTCGGTTTTGATGGTGTGTTTCATAAAATCCATACCACTCAGGCGGCTTTTTTCATGCGCTCCAATCCATCAAGAATGAAAACCCGAATCAACACCTGGTAAGGGATCCCTTGGGTTTCAGCCAACTGTTTTAATTCCGAAATAGTCGCCTCATCCAGAGCCACACTGGTGGGTTTTTTTCGCGCATTTTTATAACGCTTCATGGCTTCAAGAATCTTTGCGGCCTCCAGATTAAAAGGGCCCTCATATTCCTTGAGAGATTTTACGTAAGATTTCTTCATATTGTTTCCTTTCTTTTCGATGAGCAGGCCGAGCACAAACAACGGTTTGCCAAAAAAACCATCAGTAAACGGGCTCAGGTCTTAATATTGGCAGGCATCTTTGCGAAGTTTGCCTGTGCCTCACTCACCCGAGATCAAAAAGCAGAAATTCCGAGGCTTGGCTGGCCGTCATCTTGAGGCTTTTTTCGTCGCTGATTGCCGCCCCGTCCCCCTCCCGAAGGGATTGGCCGTTTATTTTCATTTCCCCCCGAATCACCTGAACCCACCCATGACGTCCGGTGGGAACAGACCAATCAAGGGTTTGACCCTTCTCCAGCAGGGAACAGAAAAGATCAACGTCCTGGTGAATCGTCACCGATCCATTTCTTCCATCCCGCGAGGCAACCAGACAGAGTTTTCCCCGTTTTTCCTCCGGGGAAAATGTCTTTTGTTCATAGCCTGGTTTCAGTCCTTTTTTTTCGGGAAGAATCCAGATCTGAAGAAGATGAAGCAGTTCTTTTTGGGAAGGATTATATTCGCTGTGCGTAACGCCGGTCCCCGCACTCATCCGTTGGACATCGCCGGGCTTAATCACCCCCACATTCCCCATGCTGTCCTTATGTTCCACAGCCCCCTCCAGGACATACGTGATAATCTCCATGTCTTGGTGAGAGTGGGTGCCAAAACCCTTTCCGGGCTGGACGCGGTCTTCATTGATGACCCGCAGGGTGCGAAAACCCATCTGCGCGGGGTCGTAGTAGTCGGCAAACGAAAAGGTGTGAGAGGTCTCCAACCAACCATGGTTGAAATGGCCCCTTTCCTCTCTTTTGCGAATTGTAATCATCCGAATAAGGAGTTCGGGCCCTCACACTTCAATGGCTTTTGAAGTCACCATGAAACTGCCCGAACCGACCGCAACCAGCCGTCCGTCTTTTGATTGAACTTCCATTTCAGCCACTGAAAAATTTTTCCCGGCGCGCAGAAGGCGGCCCGTTGCCGTCAAATCGGTTTGTTTGACCGCTTCCAAAAGACGGATGTTCAAATCCGTTGTAACCACCCACTTTTCATAATGAGCGGCGGCGGTAAACCAGCCCGCGTTATCAATAAGGGTGGCAATCAGTCCTCCGTGGGTATCATGCAGGGCGTGGTCGAAATCCGGGTTGCGCGGCATGACAAAAACAGCCCGACCCTCTTCATTGTAAGAGAGCGTCATGCCGGTTATCTTCTTGATCGGCGCCGATTCAAAGAGTTTGACGAATTGTTGGTAGACTTGCGTTTTGGAAGCCACTGCGTCACTTCCTGAAAAACGTTCGAGACTGGTTTATCAATAATGCCGACCAATTCCAAGATTTTTCTATAGAGGGAATGGCGCAAAAGGCCGGCGAAGAAAAGAAGGCGCGCGAAGAGAATTCAGAGCCGAAGCTGAACGCACGCACGGAGACGAATTGATGGAACGTGGAACCCGTTAACGAACGTCCGAGCGGCACCCGGCCCTTCCCGCCCCCCGAGTGGCACAAACCGCGCCATTCCGCCTTCGCTAAAGCTACGGCGGACTGTCACGGTTTGTGCAACCAATTGGCAAACTGTGCGCCCCCAACTTCGGGGTCACACAGTTTGCAGACCGATTGCCCACCCCTTAAGCGCGGCCCCCGGGCGTGCCCCCGACAGCTTCATTGGACTCGAGTGTTCTCAATCGCGTCGCCGGTTCAAGCCTCCCTCCCGAACCCTTCCGGCTTGAACCGGCGCCGACAAGTGTTCCAAATCGACACCGTCCTGCGGACTACAGTTTTTCAACCGCCTTGAAATTTTTCATCCTGGCCGTCCCCCAACCCCCCCCCACCCAATTGTTCCAAATCGGCCGGCCAGAGTGAACGGCTCCGGCGCCAGCTCCTTGCTTCCATCGCATCCACCATCTTTTGGAAGTCCACGCACTCCTTCTGGTCCCGCAATGCGGGACCAGCCGCTGGCCCCAGCCTTCGGCTGGGACCTCGCTTGTCCGCACTCCCCCACCCACCATTCCTGGTACTTCCCTCCCCACCCCAAAAATCTTCCCAGGGGTTCCCTCGAGCAACGGCCCCGTAAAGTTTCACTGTGCATCTGCACAGTCAGCGCATTTTACTGGCTTTTGGCTCCAAATCGAATTAAACTGGGTCTTATGCCAGAATCTTTAGTGCGTTCGAACGACTACCGGCAATTGGT
The DNA window shown above is from Deltaproteobacteria bacterium and carries:
- a CDS encoding DoxX family membrane protein encodes the protein MKCLKYDTRKFFLCGMRLFFGVWLFCVGLAKWIFMGPGTFVGFITADFDKTWSPHGLNVLLAWLIIIAEPVLALLILSGKKPRIVWALTSLLMFLLTIGQTILMKPDVIANWQYLVLTLVCAALSDPDSLKGRAPR
- a CDS encoding PaaI family thioesterase, with the protein product MASKTQVYQQFVKLFESAPIKKITGMTLSYNEEGRAVFVMPRNPDFDHALHDTHGGLIATLIDNAGWFTAAAHYEKWVVTTDLNIRLLEAVKQTDLTATGRLLRAGKNFSVAEMEVQSKDGRLVAVGSGSFMVTSKAIEV
- a CDS encoding amino acid permease, yielding MTPSLARHLGFWALVTYGIGDILGAGIYALVGKVVAVAYDAGWISFVFAAFLAVVTGLSYAELSARFPVAAGAAAFIKRAFKNRLIATLSGVLVLGTGLSSAATVTTAFSGYLAQIIPFPPFISRILFVLALSFLSFWGIRESSRVNIVLTAIEVSGLLAVIAAGVGLITGESIAPFFANSFRGDIAPVLSGATIAFFAYIGFEDLCNLAEEAKNPSRDLPRAVLAAIAVTSVIYFAVTVILQITVPHASIASSDVPLLLILEKAGYTWVGDWFALVAMLAIANTGLANLIMASRLLYGMAQEGLVHPVAGRVHAVRQTPWVGILFTAAVTLTLVLTGGLKTLAQTTSLLIVVVFLLVHASLIRVKLQKEPYAGFKIPLFFPFLGSILCLVLLVRYPLEAYLRSWVILLAGFAVWFLGKRRLFNP
- a CDS encoding GIY-YIG nuclease family protein, with protein sequence MAKKKAPSPSKREKSWFLYILECCDGTFYTGITNDIQKRFEAHNRGRGARYLENPGHSERRIPASAPRYRPR
- a CDS encoding peroxiredoxin, whose product is MSIKLGETAPNFKAETTEGPIDFYEWMGNNWAILFSHPKDYTPVCTTELGYVAKIKPEFEKRNVKVIGLSVDGLSDHKGWINDINETQNTRVNFPIIADKEKKIAEVYGMIHPQALDNLTVRSVFVIGPDKKVKLTLTYPASTGRNFDEILRVVDSLQLTAKYSVATPVNWKQGEDCIIVPSVKNEEIPAKFPKGHKVIKPYLRTTPQPDR
- a CDS encoding pirin family protein, encoding MITIRKREERGHFNHGWLETSHTFSFADYYDPAQMGFRTLRVINEDRVQPGKGFGTHSHQDMEIITYVLEGAVEHKDSMGNVGVIKPGDVQRMSAGTGVTHSEYNPSQKELLHLLQIWILPEKKGLKPGYEQKTFSPEEKRGKLCLVASRDGRNGSVTIHQDVDLFCSLLEKGQTLDWSVPTGRHGWVQVIRGEMKINGQSLREGDGAAISDEKSLKMTASQASEFLLFDLG